One genomic segment of Devosia sp. includes these proteins:
- a CDS encoding ABC transporter ATP-binding protein: MFNRVVDYFDTLYSPVALAENRQPPMGLKAFVSYFIGQFRLAFAARIVLVAIGSVADALMPVFVGLVVGMLATTNPGEIFDQHSQTLLWMIVVVVLVRPLTFLMDTLIRNHGIVPNLVDLIRWQSHWHVIRQSWTFFQNDFAGRVANKVIQAGEAIEIGVNLTIDAAWYALVFVVVAVVVLAQLDPVLLVPIGVWLLLYAILFTITMPLIARYSETLSEAKSVMTGRIVDSYTNIQTIKTFATGGHEDRYVADSVMEHAVEFRKLMRVFTYMWSILFLLNAGLVVSVTWLALAGWNQGVLSAAAVATAIPFALQIMNMSGWILEIGSNIFRQVGTTRDSMETIAQPLTMLDAPEAEPLSVEAGGLDYDNVTFNYWRGKDGAVIDGFSLSIRPGEKIGLVGRSGSGKSTLVNLALRMFDVQEGSIRIDGRDVRSVTQESLRAAIGLVSQDTSLLHRSVRDNLKYGRHDATDDEMIRAAEQANVHDVIMGLADPQGRMGYDAHVGERGVKLSGGQRQRVAIARVLLKNAPILVLDEATSALDSEVEAAIQEQLTHLMTGKTVIAIAHRLSTIAAMDRLVVLEKGRIVEEGSHAQLLASGGHYAMLWERQSGGFLDLDAKA, encoded by the coding sequence ATGTTCAACCGCGTCGTCGACTATTTCGACACTCTCTATTCACCCGTGGCCCTGGCCGAAAACCGCCAGCCGCCCATGGGTCTCAAAGCCTTCGTTTCATATTTTATCGGCCAGTTCCGGCTCGCCTTCGCCGCCCGGATCGTGCTTGTGGCCATCGGCTCGGTCGCCGATGCGCTGATGCCGGTATTCGTCGGCCTGGTCGTGGGCATGCTGGCCACCACCAATCCCGGCGAGATTTTCGACCAGCACAGCCAGACCCTTCTGTGGATGATCGTCGTCGTGGTGCTGGTGCGCCCGCTGACCTTCCTCATGGATACCCTGATCCGCAATCATGGCATCGTCCCCAATCTGGTGGACCTGATCCGCTGGCAGAGCCATTGGCACGTCATCCGGCAGAGCTGGACATTCTTCCAGAACGACTTTGCCGGGCGCGTTGCCAATAAGGTCATCCAGGCCGGTGAAGCCATCGAGATCGGGGTCAACCTCACCATCGATGCCGCCTGGTATGCCTTGGTCTTCGTGGTGGTGGCGGTGGTCGTGCTGGCCCAGCTCGATCCGGTGCTGCTGGTGCCGATCGGGGTGTGGCTGCTGCTCTATGCGATCCTGTTCACCATCACCATGCCGCTCATCGCCCGCTACTCCGAGACGCTCTCGGAGGCCAAGTCGGTGATGACCGGCCGGATCGTGGACAGCTATACCAATATCCAGACCATCAAGACCTTCGCCACCGGCGGGCATGAAGACCGCTATGTCGCCGACAGCGTCATGGAACATGCCGTCGAGTTCCGCAAACTCATGCGGGTCTTCACATACATGTGGTCCATCCTGTTCCTGCTCAATGCGGGGCTGGTGGTTTCGGTGACCTGGCTGGCGCTGGCCGGCTGGAACCAGGGCGTGCTGAGCGCGGCGGCAGTGGCGACGGCGATCCCGTTTGCGCTGCAGATCATGAATATGAGCGGCTGGATCCTCGAAATCGGCTCCAACATCTTCCGCCAGGTCGGCACCACGCGCGATTCCATGGAGACCATCGCCCAGCCCCTGACCATGCTGGATGCGCCCGAAGCCGAACCCCTATCGGTAGAGGCCGGCGGGCTGGACTACGACAATGTCACCTTCAACTACTGGCGCGGCAAGGACGGGGCGGTGATCGATGGGTTCAGCCTGTCGATCAGGCCCGGCGAGAAGATCGGGCTGGTTGGCCGGTCGGGCTCGGGCAAGTCGACGTTGGTGAACCTCGCCCTGCGCATGTTCGATGTGCAGGAAGGCTCGATCCGGATCGACGGGCGCGATGTCCGTTCGGTGACGCAGGAAAGCCTGCGCGCCGCCATCGGGCTGGTCAGCCAGGACACGTCATTGCTGCACCGGTCCGTCCGCGACAATCTCAAATACGGGCGCCACGATGCCACCGACGACGAGATGATCCGGGCGGCCGAGCAGGCCAATGTGCATGACGTGATCATGGGCCTGGCCGATCCGCAGGGGCGCATGGGCTACGATGCCCATGTCGGGGAAAGGGGAGTCAAGCTCTCGGGCGGGCAGCGCCAGCGGGTTGCCATCGCCCGGGTCCTGCTCAAGAATGCGCCGATCCTGGTGCTGGACGAAGCCACCTCGGCCCTCGATTCCGAGGTCGAAGCGGCCATCCAGGAGCAATTGACGCATCTGATGACCGGCAAGACGGTGATAGCCATCGCCCATCGCCTGTCGACCATTGCGGCCATGGACCGGCTCGTGGTGCTCGAAAAGGGCAGGATCGTCGAAGAGGGGAGCCACGCCCAGCTTCTCGCCTCGGGCGGGCACTATGCCATGCTCTGGGAACGCCAGTCGGGCGGCTTCCTCGATCTGGATGCAAAGGCCTGA
- a CDS encoding EAL domain-containing protein, whose amino-acid sequence MSVVRRIAEISSGPSGSPELVLAQWRALSRQVPLLYGMLVSNTIILAWTHFNVAPFHLTVIIPAVLTVLCLVRTIMWWRNRYNLIMPDKARRQLRAMIWIGAAMAISFTCWSFALFPYGDAYLQSQIAFYMGITTIGCMFCLMHVRLAALAVGLCVIVPFTAFFAASGQVTLIAIAINMMLVIAALLVILLGNNKDFAALVASRGAIAQRQIETQQLSEENHRIANLDALTGLPNRRSFDRQLALALKEAEANGHSIAVALLNLDRFKSVNEIFGQLSGNRVLVEVARRIGSLRRPDTFVARLENNSFALIMQGPADDRAMARCGAILCQSMRQTFDLPDGVVRLSASAGFAASRPGDSAESLFDRADYATSVAKRENRGHTTVFDHSHEQDLEKVRRMEHLLHTADLDREIYILLQPQFDVGSGVTTGFEVLARWRNPILGEVSPAEFIPLAERTGRINSITRTVLRQAVAASHSLDRPLRLSVNLSANDIASTTAIDQIVDIVGAERGPCRIDFEITETSVMRDLKQANQSLLTLLGLGSRIALDDFGTGHSSLTHVQKLPLHRIKIDRSFVMEVTNDPASRAIVKTMIDLCRNLGISCVFEGVETTEQLEALVALGGQIMQGYLFGRPMRLESIPEYLEREKSLRRIESRAAG is encoded by the coding sequence ATGTCTGTTGTCAGGCGCATCGCGGAGATTTCGTCTGGACCATCAGGCTCGCCTGAACTCGTCCTGGCGCAGTGGCGAGCCCTCAGCCGGCAGGTTCCGCTGCTCTATGGCATGCTCGTGTCCAATACGATCATTCTGGCCTGGACGCATTTCAATGTCGCGCCGTTCCACCTCACCGTCATCATCCCGGCTGTCCTGACCGTCCTTTGCCTCGTCCGCACGATCATGTGGTGGCGCAATCGCTACAATCTGATCATGCCGGACAAGGCGCGCAGGCAGTTGCGCGCGATGATCTGGATCGGGGCGGCCATGGCAATCAGCTTTACCTGCTGGAGTTTCGCCCTCTTCCCTTATGGCGATGCCTATCTGCAGTCGCAGATCGCCTTCTACATGGGCATTACCACCATCGGCTGCATGTTCTGTCTGATGCATGTGCGCCTGGCGGCGCTGGCCGTGGGCCTGTGTGTCATCGTTCCGTTCACCGCCTTTTTCGCGGCCTCAGGACAGGTGACGCTGATCGCGATCGCCATCAACATGATGCTGGTTATCGCGGCCCTGTTGGTTATCCTCTTGGGCAACAACAAGGATTTCGCCGCCCTTGTGGCTTCGCGTGGTGCCATCGCCCAACGCCAGATCGAAACGCAGCAACTCTCCGAAGAAAATCACCGCATCGCCAATCTGGATGCGCTGACGGGCCTGCCGAACCGCCGCAGCTTCGATCGGCAGCTTGCGCTGGCGCTGAAGGAAGCGGAAGCCAATGGTCACAGCATCGCCGTGGCCCTGCTCAATCTGGACCGGTTCAAGTCGGTCAACGAGATTTTCGGACAATTGTCCGGCAATCGCGTACTCGTTGAAGTCGCGCGGCGCATCGGCTCACTGCGGCGCCCGGACACCTTCGTCGCTCGCCTCGAGAACAACAGTTTCGCCCTCATCATGCAGGGCCCCGCCGATGATCGTGCCATGGCCCGGTGTGGCGCCATACTGTGCCAGTCCATGCGACAGACCTTTGATCTGCCGGACGGGGTGGTCCGCCTGTCGGCATCAGCAGGCTTTGCCGCATCGCGACCGGGCGACAGCGCCGAGTCCCTGTTTGACCGAGCCGACTATGCGACCTCGGTCGCCAAGCGGGAGAACCGCGGGCACACCACGGTTTTCGACCACAGCCATGAGCAGGACCTGGAAAAGGTTCGCCGCATGGAGCACCTGCTGCACACGGCCGATCTCGACCGCGAGATCTACATCCTGCTCCAACCCCAGTTTGACGTCGGCTCAGGCGTGACAACCGGCTTTGAGGTGCTGGCACGCTGGCGCAATCCCATCCTGGGCGAGGTGTCGCCGGCCGAGTTCATTCCACTGGCGGAACGGACGGGCCGGATCAACAGCATTACCCGGACCGTGCTGCGCCAGGCCGTTGCCGCCAGCCACAGCCTCGACAGGCCGCTGCGCCTCTCGGTCAACCTCTCGGCCAACGATATCGCCTCGACGACAGCCATCGATCAGATCGTCGACATCGTCGGCGCCGAACGCGGGCCTTGCCGCATCGATTTCGAGATCACTGAAACCTCGGTCATGCGCGACCTCAAGCAGGCCAACCAGTCCCTGCTGACCCTGCTGGGGCTTGGCTCGCGCATCGCCCTCGATGACTTCGGCACCGGCCATTCCAGCCTCACGCATGTGCAGAAGCTGCCGCTTCACCGCATCAAGATCGATCGGTCCTTCGTCATGGAAGTCACCAACGATCCGGCGAGCCGGGCCATCGTCAAGACCATGATCGATCTTTGCCGCAACCTCGGCATTTCCTGCGTCTTCGAGGGCGTGGAGACGACCGAGCAGTTGGAAGCCCTGGTCGCCCTGGGCGGACAGATCATGCAGGGATACCTGTTCGGCCGCCCGATGCGGCTCGAGTCGATCCCCGAATATCTGGAGCGCGAAAAGAGCCTGCGCCGGATTGAAAGCCGCGCCGCCGGTTAG
- a CDS encoding glycoside hydrolase family 2 protein: MTIANTSNAFSLAGTYALTAPTRGTSTQITLPGDVHGALLDAGVIPDPYFAENEKKVMWVNETAWTMERSFEASRDDVAGYLTLTLAEVDCIATIFLNGDVVARVDNSFVRHDIDVTGKVHEGTNSLRIEFDIAPDVAKARADAHPFPIPFTKNYQTNGLRGIHMNFIRKAACHAGWDWGICTMPIGVYGTMSLRRSRLARQESVQVEQAHGEKSVELSIRTRVFAFAEGEVEIEHRIADQVITDKVRVVAGENLLTHNVTIRDPKIWWPTGQGEQPLYELVTNLEGEITSRKIGLRKLEWIVEKDEIDHSFKCRINGRDITMMGANWIPADAIPSRVTPAVIRDLLDSAKAANMNMLRIWGGGQYEPDYFYEMCDELGILIWHDFMFACMSYPSDRKFLDNVRTEITQQVRRLSHHASIAIWCGDNEVIGSLSWYPETKADPGRYLANYDRLNSMLGNIVEDEDPARRFWPSSPSLGYLDFSDGWHSDTRGDLHYWDVWHSAKSFEAYRTVNPRFASEFGFQSFTSMNVIETFAEPKDRNPSSPVMENHQRNDGGNARILETMTRYFRFPRDFEQMVFLSQIQQGLAIKTAIEYWRSTKPRCMGTLYWQINDIWPVASWSSLDYGGQWKLMHYMAKRFFLPVNVVAVPQVREVQTNSRGIPVAGQMPDEIVLKAINDTGAPVAVALEVRAVKVGGGDRIVFSGNTAVGPDAAIAAATVDMQDLAGDEFLYFTWRDAHGQVLGANDYFPKAYKAYDLVPATIASSWSDRNGLAVLTLESDKPAIFATASVDVPGYFSDNAVTLLPGRPAELVFHPRHGASVTSADLAGSLRVQHLAETF; encoded by the coding sequence ATGACCATTGCCAATACCAGCAACGCCTTTTCCCTGGCGGGCACCTATGCCCTGACTGCGCCCACGCGGGGCACCTCCACGCAGATTACACTGCCCGGCGATGTGCATGGGGCGCTGCTGGACGCCGGTGTGATCCCCGATCCCTACTTCGCCGAGAACGAAAAGAAGGTGATGTGGGTCAATGAAACCGCCTGGACCATGGAGCGCAGCTTCGAGGCGAGCCGGGACGATGTCGCGGGCTATCTGACGCTGACCCTGGCTGAGGTGGATTGCATTGCCACCATTTTTCTCAATGGGGATGTGGTCGCCCGGGTCGACAACAGTTTCGTGCGCCACGATATCGATGTCACCGGCAAGGTGCATGAGGGCACCAACAGCCTGCGCATCGAATTCGACATCGCGCCTGATGTCGCCAAGGCCCGCGCCGACGCGCACCCGTTCCCGATCCCCTTCACCAAGAACTATCAGACCAATGGTCTTAGGGGCATCCACATGAATTTCATCCGCAAGGCCGCGTGCCATGCCGGATGGGACTGGGGCATCTGCACCATGCCGATCGGCGTTTATGGCACGATGAGCCTGCGCCGCAGCCGGCTGGCGCGCCAGGAAAGCGTGCAGGTCGAGCAGGCGCATGGGGAAAAGTCGGTCGAGCTGTCGATCCGCACGCGCGTCTTCGCCTTTGCCGAGGGCGAGGTGGAAATCGAGCACCGGATCGCCGACCAGGTGATCACCGACAAGGTGCGTGTCGTCGCAGGTGAAAACCTTCTGACCCACAATGTGACCATCCGCGACCCGAAAATCTGGTGGCCGACCGGGCAGGGGGAACAGCCGCTCTATGAGCTCGTCACCAATCTCGAAGGGGAGATCACCAGCCGCAAGATCGGCCTGCGCAAGCTGGAATGGATCGTCGAGAAGGACGAGATCGACCACAGCTTCAAGTGCCGCATCAATGGCCGCGACATCACCATGATGGGCGCCAACTGGATCCCGGCAGACGCCATTCCCTCGCGCGTCACGCCTGCGGTCATTCGCGACCTGCTGGACAGCGCCAAGGCCGCCAATATGAACATGCTGCGCATCTGGGGCGGCGGCCAGTACGAGCCCGACTACTTCTACGAGATGTGTGACGAGCTCGGCATTCTCATCTGGCACGATTTCATGTTCGCCTGCATGAGCTACCCCTCCGACCGAAAATTCCTCGACAATGTGCGCACCGAAATCACCCAGCAGGTGCGCCGCCTCAGCCACCACGCCTCGATCGCCATCTGGTGCGGCGACAACGAGGTGATCGGCTCGCTATCCTGGTATCCCGAGACCAAGGCCGATCCGGGCCGCTACCTCGCCAACTATGACCGCCTCAACTCCATGCTGGGCAATATCGTCGAGGACGAAGACCCGGCGCGCCGCTTCTGGCCGTCGTCACCCTCGCTCGGCTATCTCGACTTTTCCGACGGCTGGCATTCCGACACGCGCGGCGACCTGCACTATTGGGATGTCTGGCATTCGGCCAAGAGCTTTGAGGCTTATCGAACCGTCAATCCGCGCTTCGCCTCCGAATTCGGCTTCCAGTCCTTCACCTCGATGAATGTCATCGAGACCTTTGCCGAACCCAAGGACCGCAACCCGTCTTCGCCGGTGATGGAGAACCACCAGCGCAATGATGGCGGCAATGCGCGTATTCTCGAAACCATGACGCGCTATTTCCGCTTCCCGCGCGATTTCGAACAGATGGTGTTCCTCTCCCAGATCCAGCAGGGCCTGGCGATCAAGACCGCCATCGAATACTGGCGCTCCACCAAGCCGCGTTGCATGGGCACGCTCTATTGGCAGATCAACGACATTTGGCCGGTGGCGAGCTGGTCGAGCCTGGACTATGGCGGGCAGTGGAAGCTGATGCACTACATGGCCAAGCGCTTCTTCCTGCCGGTCAACGTCGTTGCCGTGCCGCAGGTGCGCGAAGTCCAGACCAATTCGCGCGGCATTCCGGTGGCCGGGCAGATGCCCGACGAAATCGTGCTCAAGGCCATCAACGACACCGGCGCGCCGGTTGCCGTGGCGCTGGAGGTCAGGGCGGTCAAGGTTGGCGGTGGCGACAGGATCGTGTTTTCGGGCAATACCGCGGTCGGCCCCGACGCGGCAATTGCCGCCGCGACCGTGGATATGCAGGACCTTGCGGGTGACGAGTTCCTCTATTTCACCTGGCGGGATGCTCATGGCCAGGTGCTCGGCGCCAATGACTATTTCCCCAAGGCCTACAAGGCCTATGACCTGGTTCCGGCGACGATTGCGTCAAGCTGGTCGGATCGGAACGGGCTGGCGGTGCTGACGCTTGAGAGCGACAAGCCGGCGATCTTTGCCACGGCCAGCGTCGATGTGCCGGGCTATTTCTCCGACAATGCCGTAACCCTATTGCCCGGGCGTCCGGCTGAACTGGTGTTTCACCCGCGTCATGGGGCCAGCGTGACGTCGGCCGATCTTGCCGGGTCACTGCGGGTTCAGCACCTAGCCGAGACGTTTTAG
- a CDS encoding DMT family transporter: MPAVSPIESRANLGIMLVLASQLVLLILDISAKWLSVEGLPTGEIVFMRYGMHLILLLLLFLPVSGSRLFVSNNWKLEILRGACLLVTTGLNFLAMRYLPLTVTSAIQFTSPLMICAMSGPLLGEQVGWRRWLAIGVGFLGILVIVRPGTEAFQPAALLSLGCAFFLALFSILTRKLAGVDTAQTQQFYAGATPVILLLPIAFTDWTWPSQPVSWVAFFIMGAAGLGGHFLNSVAHRFASPATLAPFSYLSLIYLSLASWLIFNQPPDQWFILGVTIIVLSGLYIWLRERRLSKVGTAVEVNDR; this comes from the coding sequence ATGCCTGCCGTATCCCCGATCGAAAGCCGCGCCAATCTCGGCATCATGCTGGTGCTGGCCTCGCAACTGGTGCTGCTGATCCTCGACATTTCGGCCAAATGGCTCTCCGTCGAAGGCCTGCCGACCGGCGAGATCGTGTTCATGCGCTATGGCATGCACCTCATCCTGCTCCTGCTGTTGTTTCTGCCGGTCAGCGGCTCCCGGCTGTTCGTCAGTAATAACTGGAAGCTGGAAATCCTGCGCGGCGCCTGCCTGCTGGTGACGACGGGGCTGAATTTTCTCGCCATGCGCTATCTGCCGCTGACGGTCACCAGCGCCATCCAGTTCACCTCGCCCCTGATGATCTGCGCCATGTCCGGTCCGCTGCTCGGCGAGCAGGTCGGCTGGCGCCGTTGGCTGGCGATCGGGGTTGGATTCCTGGGTATCCTGGTGATCGTGCGCCCGGGCACCGAGGCCTTCCAGCCCGCGGCACTGCTGAGCCTGGGCTGTGCGTTTTTCCTGGCGCTGTTCTCGATCCTGACGCGCAAGCTGGCCGGCGTCGACACTGCCCAGACCCAGCAATTCTATGCCGGGGCGACGCCGGTCATTCTGCTGCTGCCGATCGCCTTTACCGACTGGACCTGGCCGAGCCAGCCGGTTTCCTGGGTCGCCTTTTTCATCATGGGTGCGGCCGGGCTTGGCGGACACTTCCTCAATTCGGTCGCGCACCGCTTTGCCAGCCCGGCGACGCTGGCGCCGTTCAGCTATCTCAGCTTGATCTACCTCTCGCTGGCCAGCTGGCTGATCTTCAACCAACCGCCGGACCAGTGGTTCATTCTGGGCGTGACGATCATCGTGCTCAGCGGCCTCTACATCTGGCTGCGCGAGCGCCGGCTGTCCAAGGTCGGCACCGCTGTGGAAGTCAACGATCGTTAG
- a CDS encoding NAD(P)/FAD-dependent oxidoreductase, whose amino-acid sequence MTSPKPRIVIVGGGFGGLATAKALKGADAEIVLIDRRNHHLFQPLLYQVATAALSPSEVAWPIRHLLRNQKNTRVLMATVTGVNTDKRAVLLEDGTQEPYDVLVLATGAQHAYFGHDEWEQHAPGLKTVEDATAIRRKLLLALEAAERETDPEQRRALLTFAIIGAGPTGVELAGAIVELGRASIRGQFNTLSPDDLRVVLIEGADRVLLNFDPDLSRYTLDALHRMGVEVELGKPVSKIDADGVSYGDKRLMTRTIIWAAGVAASPVAQWLRIEGDKAGRVKVEPDLSVPGHPDIYVIGDVASITRADGKPVPGVAPAAKQEGKHVARLIRRRLAGDTATEPFRYAHAGDLATIGKSSAVIDFGWAKLKGWFAWWIWGIAHIYFLVETRTRIIIAMSWLWIYLTGNRSARLITHGQAPERKPLEEIDAD is encoded by the coding sequence ATGACCAGTCCAAAACCCCGCATCGTCATTGTCGGAGGCGGTTTTGGGGGCCTGGCCACCGCAAAGGCCCTCAAGGGCGCGGACGCCGAGATCGTCCTGATCGACCGGCGTAATCATCACCTGTTTCAACCCCTCCTCTACCAGGTCGCCACCGCCGCCCTCAGTCCCTCGGAAGTGGCCTGGCCGATCCGCCACCTGCTGCGCAACCAGAAGAACACCCGCGTCCTGATGGCCACGGTCACTGGCGTGAATACGGACAAACGGGCGGTGCTGCTCGAAGACGGCACGCAGGAGCCGTATGATGTCCTGGTGTTGGCGACCGGCGCGCAACATGCCTATTTCGGCCATGATGAATGGGAGCAGCACGCGCCGGGCCTCAAGACTGTCGAAGACGCCACAGCCATCCGCCGCAAGCTGCTGCTCGCCCTTGAAGCGGCGGAGCGCGAAACTGATCCGGAGCAGCGCCGGGCGCTGTTGACCTTTGCCATCATCGGCGCCGGGCCGACGGGGGTGGAACTGGCCGGCGCCATAGTCGAATTGGGGCGCGCCAGCATCCGCGGACAGTTCAACACCCTTTCGCCCGACGATTTGAGGGTCGTGCTCATCGAGGGCGCCGACCGGGTGCTGCTCAATTTCGATCCGGACCTGTCGCGCTACACGCTTGATGCCCTGCACCGCATGGGCGTGGAAGTGGAACTCGGGAAACCGGTATCGAAAATCGATGCGGACGGGGTCAGCTATGGCGACAAACGCCTGATGACCCGCACCATCATCTGGGCCGCCGGCGTTGCCGCGTCACCCGTGGCGCAATGGCTCCGGATCGAGGGCGACAAAGCCGGCCGGGTAAAGGTCGAACCCGATCTCAGCGTGCCCGGCCATCCGGACATCTATGTCATCGGCGACGTGGCCAGCATCACGCGGGCGGATGGCAAGCCGGTGCCCGGCGTTGCCCCGGCGGCCAAGCAGGAAGGCAAGCATGTGGCCAGGCTCATCCGGCGACGCCTGGCCGGAGACACAGCAACTGAGCCGTTCCGCTACGCCCATGCCGGGGACCTCGCCACCATCGGCAAGAGTTCGGCGGTCATCGACTTCGGCTGGGCCAAGCTCAAGGGCTGGTTTGCCTGGTGGATATGGGGGATCGCCCATATCTACTTTCTGGTCGAAACCCGCACGCGCATCATCATCGCCATGAGCTGGCTCTGGATCTATCTCACCGGCAATCGCAGCGCCCGGCTGATCACCCACGGCCAGGCGCCGGAGCGCAAGCCGCTCGAGGAGATCGATGCCGATTAG
- a CDS encoding FGGY-family carbohydrate kinase, with amino-acid sequence MTQLNPRHIAVIDIGKTNAKVVLIEGSSGTQLGARSRPNTVLTDDLYPHMDVEGLWDFVLESLAALQAENGVDGISITTHGACAALVAGDGLALPVLDYEWSGPDASRADYDARRPPFSESLSPALPVGLNLGAQIFWQAQTWPDRFAQVTAILTYPQYWAWRLTGVLASEVTSLGCHTDLWAPAQGTFSSLITTMDWAHLFPPVRPAASALGPLRADLVERIGLPGPVPVACGIHDSNASLVPHLGAHEPPFTIVSTGTWTILMTVGGDTGALDARRDSLANVDAFGRAVPTARFMGGREFDGLVPEIVEPSEDDIAHVVTNRIMALPSFTPGVGPFPGHDGAWSHDPDGLTPGQRTAAASLYLALMARTCLDLCGLGRSITIEGPLARNRLFGEALAKLAGVPVFLSGDATGTSLGASLLFGGTLPQTGSSNALSPLHAAGLEAYIQSWQGQVAS; translated from the coding sequence ATGACCCAGCTCAATCCTCGCCACATCGCCGTCATCGATATCGGCAAGACCAATGCCAAGGTCGTGTTGATCGAGGGCTCCAGCGGCACACAACTGGGCGCCCGCAGCCGCCCGAACACGGTGCTGACGGACGATCTTTATCCGCACATGGACGTCGAAGGGCTCTGGGATTTCGTGCTCGAGAGCCTGGCGGCGCTGCAGGCCGAAAACGGCGTGGACGGCATCTCGATCACCACGCACGGGGCCTGCGCTGCCCTTGTTGCCGGGGATGGCCTCGCTTTGCCTGTCCTCGACTACGAGTGGTCCGGCCCCGATGCCTCGCGCGCCGACTACGATGCGCGGCGCCCGCCATTCTCGGAAAGCCTGTCGCCCGCCCTGCCCGTCGGGCTCAATCTGGGCGCGCAGATTTTCTGGCAGGCGCAGACCTGGCCCGACAGGTTTGCTCAAGTCACGGCAATCCTGACCTATCCGCAGTACTGGGCCTGGCGCTTGACCGGTGTCCTCGCCAGCGAGGTTACCTCCCTTGGCTGCCATACGGACCTGTGGGCCCCGGCGCAGGGAACATTTTCCAGCCTCATCACCACCATGGACTGGGCGCACCTGTTCCCGCCGGTGCGCCCAGCGGCCTCGGCACTCGGCCCCCTGCGGGCGGACCTTGTCGAACGTATCGGCCTGCCCGGCCCGGTTCCCGTCGCCTGCGGCATTCACGATTCCAATGCGTCCCTGGTTCCACATCTTGGCGCGCACGAGCCGCCATTCACCATCGTGTCCACCGGCACCTGGACCATTCTGATGACCGTGGGTGGCGATACGGGCGCCCTCGATGCCAGGCGGGACAGCCTGGCCAATGTCGATGCATTCGGCCGGGCCGTGCCCACCGCCCGCTTCATGGGTGGCCGGGAGTTCGACGGCCTGGTGCCCGAAATCGTCGAACCCAGCGAAGACGACATCGCCCATGTCGTTACCAACCGGATCATGGCTCTGCCCAGTTTCACGCCCGGCGTGGGGCCTTTCCCGGGGCATGACGGCGCCTGGAGCCATGACCCGGATGGCCTGACACCGGGGCAGCGCACTGCGGCGGCCTCGCTCTACCTCGCCCTCATGGCGCGCACCTGCCTTGATCTCTGTGGGCTCGGCCGTTCCATCACCATCGAGGGTCCATTGGCCCGCAACCGCCTGTTCGGAGAGGCTCTGGCAAAACTTGCCGGCGTGCCGGTTTTCCTTTCGGGTGATGCGACCGGAACCAGCCTGGGCGCGAGCCTGTTGTTCGGAGGCACCCTGCCCCAGACGGGCAGCAGCAATGCGCTGTCGCCCCTGCACGCAGCGGGCTTGGAGGCCTATATCCAAAGCTGGCAGGGGCAGGTCGCCAGCTAG
- a CDS encoding universal stress protein — protein sequence MYSRIFCAVDGSELSSKALDHAIDLAKRLSAKLTLVTVTDPSIIVAPGAEIMMVDTGSVIEELEKAKAQSAEGTLREATRQVEAGGWRCEGVHVANSPAAEGILHAAKEHQGDLIVMGSHGRRGLGRLLLGSQAAEVLAHSDIPVLIVK from the coding sequence ATGTATTCCAGGATTTTCTGTGCCGTCGACGGATCGGAGCTCAGCAGCAAGGCGCTCGATCATGCGATCGACCTGGCCAAAAGGCTCAGCGCCAAACTGACACTGGTCACCGTCACGGACCCCTCGATCATCGTCGCCCCGGGCGCCGAAATCATGATGGTCGACACCGGATCGGTCATCGAAGAGCTCGAAAAGGCCAAGGCGCAGTCGGCCGAGGGCACTCTTCGGGAGGCGACCAGGCAGGTCGAAGCCGGCGGCTGGAGATGTGAAGGCGTGCATGTGGCCAATAGCCCCGCCGCCGAAGGCATCCTGCATGCGGCCAAGGAACATCAGGGCGACCTGATCGTCATGGGATCGCACGGCCGGCGTGGCCTGGGGCGCCTGTTGCTGGGCAGCCAGGCGGCAGAAGTGCTCGCCCATTCCGACATTCCGGTGCTCATCGTCAAATAG